A stretch of Triticum aestivum cultivar Chinese Spring chromosome 1D, IWGSC CS RefSeq v2.1, whole genome shotgun sequence DNA encodes these proteins:
- the LOC123162397 gene encoding uncharacterized protein, protein MSMEPSRVVTCGPGWSMEEAAAWSSDDRISFQTSLPSHSDSVQLQVVEYAAPAPAPATHDKDCSYPIQVFKEAEQAFHADYSLDSMEQKIHRFPPSLVDVLDRYKVPVTVAIGPYHHGSHSGVMEAERVKHMAANQCIKDSGRSLQEMYNEVSFVSQVARSRYYDVASLREDDFLPMMFFDACFLVQFMRSYDEDSGHMDDALLGYFYANFERIYTDIMMLENQIPWVVVKTILSFMLPEPSLWPLKKFIVAMRSCLKNQGDEKQIEKDDIIVDPGYEPPHLLGLVWFYIVGENKKGEMPIGDQPMSLSMSVAELLDVGITLVPKTETEAGLVDMGLERKHHFFGVLSVPPLCLTDANATWLVNMAAFELCRTSDFDEIDDGNSAVCSYLQLFVMLLDKKQHVHDLRERGVIQGGGLTSSETLLFFICIGKNMRVGRNYLKIMVKVEDFKQKMTCCVKLWLSIKKNRTRIVTVISAIGVVIGILSSLPALKPR, encoded by the coding sequence ATGAGCATGGAACCATCTAGGGTCGTAACTTGCGGCCCGGGTTGGTCCATGGAAGAAGCAGCTGCTTGGAGTAGTGATGATAGAATTAGTTTCCAAACATCATTGCCTAGCCATAGTGATAGCGTGCAGCTGCAGGTGGTTGAGTATgcagccccagccccagccccagccaCACACGATAAGGACTGTAGTTATCCAATCCAGGTGTTCAAGGAAGCAGAGCAAGCGTTCCATGCTGACTATTCCCTTGACAGTATGGAACAGAAGATACACAGGTTCCCTCCAAGCCTGGTGGATGTCCTCGACCGGTACAAGGTCCCGGTGACTGTGGCCATCGGCCCTTACCACCACGGTAGTCATTCCGGCGTGATGGAGGCGGAGAGGGTGAAGCATATGGCTGCTAACCAATGTATCAAGGACTCAGGCCGCTCACTCCAGGAGATGTACAACGAAGTCTCCTTCGTGTCACAGGTCGCCCGCAGCCGCTACTACGACGTGGCGAGTCTCAGGGAGGACGACTTTTTGCCGATGATGTTCTTTGATGCTTGCTTCTTGGTGCAGTTCATGCGTAGTTATGACGAGGACAGCGGCCACATGGATGACGCGTTGCTCGGCTATTTCTACGCCAACTTCGAGCGCATCTACACTGACATCATGATGCTTGAGAATCAGATCCCTTGGGTGGTGGTTAAAACCATCTTGAGCTTCATGCTGCCAGAGCCCTCTCTCTGGCCCTTGAAGAAGTTCATCGTTGCGATGAGAAGCTGCCTGAAAAACCAAGGCGATGAGAAGCAAATCGAGAAGGACGACATCATCGTAGATCCTGGCTATGAACCGCCGCATCTCCTCGGCCTCGTCTGGTTCTACATCGTGGGAGAAAACAAGAAGGGCGAGATGCCCATTGGAGACCAGCCCATGTCATTATCTATGAGCGTCGCCGAGCTTCTCGACGTTGGTATCACGCTCGTACCAAAGACGGAAACAGAAGCAGGGCTAGTGGACATGGGCCTTGAAAGGAAACATCACTTCTTCGGCGTTCTCTCCGTGCCGCCCCTGTGCCTGACTGACGCAAATGCGACCTGGCTCGTCAACATGGCGGCCTTCGAGTTATGCAGGACCTCAGATTtcgatgaaattgatgatggaaaTTCTGCTGTCTGCTCTTACCTCCAACTCTTCGTCATGCTGCTGGACAAGAAGCAGCACGTGCATGACCTGCGAGAAAGAGGTGTCATCCAAGGAGGAGGACTCACCAGCAGTGAGACGCTCCTCTTCTTCATTTGCATTGGCAAGAACATGCGGGTCGGAAGGAACTACCTCAAGATAATGGTAAAGGTCGAGGACTTCAAGCAGAAGATGACATGTTGTGTCAAGCTGTGGCTCTCCATTAAGAAGAACAGGACTAGAATCGTGACGGTGATTTCAGCCATTGGTGTAGTTATCGGCATCTTGTCGTCGCTCCCAGCTCTCAAGCCACGCTAA